GAACCCGCTGGAAACACTTACCGAGGGACCATCACTCTACAAGAACCTAGAGCGCTGGATCTAAAAGAATCCTTAACGGATTCTTCTCCCAATTATCCGGAAACGATCAAACTATATTACCAAGGTTTAAAGGAAAACTACGTAGTATTCTACGATTGGAACGGACATACTTTATATTATAAATATAGAGATAATAAATTCGATAAAAGATTAAGAAAATATGTTTCTAGGCTGGCGTCCGGCGCACCTTACGAGGTCACAGGAGAATACCAAGGAGTATTCGTATTCGAGAACAAAACCATCCGAAGATTCAAAAAAAAAGGAGAAGATACGCTCGCAGATAGAAAGGAAAAACAATCCATCCCTGTATTCCAGCTACTCAAATACAAAGAATTGATCTTAGAGGAAATCATCTTTTGATCCGATATCTCTTCTTCTTTCGAATTCTTCCGTTCTTCCTTCTCCTCGTCAGCTTATCTGTAGATCCAGTTCCTTTAGATCCTGACCAAAAAGTATACCAACCGGGAGAAACATTCGTCGAAGATTTTATCAAAATCGATTTCCCGGAAAAAGCTCTCGTCCGCACCGACTCCAGAAAACGTTGGAGAGCGGTTCCGCTCAAAGACAGACCCTGGCTTGCCATCTGGCGAAAACTGGACCGAGTCGGAGAAGAAACCCTCGGAACCAAGGTATTGGAAGCGGTGTTTCCGGAGACTACACCCGAAAAATTCAGTATCTACAGGACGGAGATCCTACGTTGGTCCAAAGAGGACAATTCGGGAGGAAACCCACTCCAGCTCTATTTCTTTCTGCTCCGAAAAGAAGACAAGGCCTACACATTCTACATCGCATTTTACAAAGAACGCCATGACCTGAAAGAATGGTTTTCAAATCCAAACCGTTACTTGAACCCACAGTAAAATCGACTTGCTAGGAGGCGTGGTCCTCAAAAAATGGAGCCTCCGGGCCTATAGCTCAGTTGGTTAGAGCAGCAGACTCATAATCTGCGGGTCGAAGGTTCAAGTCCTTCTGGGCCCAAAGTTTTCCTCTCATTCGTTCATACTGCAGATTCAAAATCTCCGGGTTGCAGGTTCAAGTCCTTCTGGGCCCAAGAAATAATTCCCTACAATCAAAATTAAGTTCCAGAAGGACTTGAAGCTTTCGAGCGAAAGCGTTTATAGCGACCCATAGGGAGCGTAAATAAACGCGTGCCGAGTCCATGGATGGATGAAGGAGCGAGAAAGACGCCGTGGAGCCAAGTCGAGCAGGATGCGAGACTGCCTAACGGCAAGTCCTTCTGGGCCCAAAGTTTTCTTCTCATTCGTTCATACAGCAGATTCAAAATCTGCGGGTTGCAGGTGCAAGTCCTCTTCCTTATACTGCAGTAGATCCTACCCTCCTACCCCATGATCCAAATTGGTTCTCAAAAACCAATCCACCCCAAAATATAAAAAGATACTTCCCGAATAATATAGGAGAAAGAAGACCCATTTCCATCTGGAGCCGTAACCTAAACCGAAGTAGATGAACAAAAACTCATTCAAAACAAGACATAAACTCTATAATGCGACAGAATAAGGTAAAGAAATCTTAATATTATGTCTTTTGCATTAGTTTTTCCTAAAACTCAAGCTCTTAGAAACCAGTCTAAATTTTTCGGTTTTGCTTGCTCTCTTAATTGGGATAACGTAAATTGTGTCATAATCTTGAAATTCGTCAAAACTTTGACACAGTTTACGTTAGGAGAAATTCGGGATGATTCAGACGGTTGAAAAAATTTTTAGAGAATACTTTCCCATCCCGGAAGAAAGAAAGAAAACCATTCTTCTTGTGGAGGATGAGGCAATCATTGCTCTCTCCGAAACTCAAAGATTAAAAAAGAATGGGTTCAGAGTTATCTCCGCTTCCTCGGCAGAAGAAGCAGTTCAAATAGCGACTAACGATTATACCATCGACTTAGTTCTTATGGACATAGATCTAGGAAGAGAAGAAGACGGAACCGACGCCGCTGTCCGCATCCTGAAAACAAGGGACATCCCTATCGTATTTCTATCCAGTCATACAGAACCCGAGATCGTTGAAAAAACTGAAAAGATCACTTCTTACGGTTACGTTGTTAAAAATTCCGGAGAAACTGTTCTAATCGCATCCATCAAGATGGCGTTCAAATTGTATGAGTCCCATCTTCGATTAAAAAGAAGTGAAGAATCCTTAAAAGAAAACCAAGAACTTCTAAAGGCAACTTTAAGATCCATAGGAGACGGAGTTATTTCCGCGGACGAGTTAGGCAATATTACGGATATGAACTACGTTGCGGAGACCCTAACCGGTTGGACTAGATCGGAAGCGATCGGAGAGCCTATCGAAAGAGTTTTTAAAATTGTTAACGCAAAAACCAAAAGAAGAATGAGAAACTCTGTGGATCCATTGGTGCCCAAGGAAAAAAACATGGGCCTGGACAACCAAGCATTACTCATTTCTAAAACAGGTTCGGAACATAGGATTGCTGAAAGTTCTGCGCCTATCCTCTCTGAAAAAGGATATACAATAGGTTCCGTTTTGGTCTTCCGGGATATTTCCAAAGAATACTCACTATTGGAGAATATTAAAGAAAGTGAATCTAGATTTAAGATCGTAGCGAATGCAGCTCCAGTTATGATCTGGGTTTCCGGCTTGGATAAAAAATGCAATTGGTTCAACCAAACCTGGTTAGACTTTACCGGAAGAAGTATGGAGCAAGAACTTGGGGATGGCTGGGCAGAAGGCGTTCATCCAAACGACTTAGAAGAATGTTTTCAGATTTATTCCAGTCATTTCGACGAAAGACAACCTTTCAGTATGACCTATCGTTTGAAAAATCATAACGGGGACTGGAGATGGATCCAAGACAATGGACTCCCTATTACTAATGAATCAGGCATTTTTACCGGTTTTATCGGATCCTGCGTAGATATCACCGAAGCAAAAGCGGCCTTGGAAACCTTAGCAAAGGACCTTCACGAAAGAGATTATCTTTATAAAGAACTCCAACATCGGGTCAAAAATAGCATGAGTATGATCAGTTCTATAGTGGAGATAGAAGCATCCAGATCATCTGATGCTAAGCTGGAAAATACTTTAGAGAACCTAGTAAATCGTATCCATTCCGTTGGAAATTTGTATGAGATGTTATATACTTCTGACAATTCTCATTCTGTTCGTCTGGATCGTTATATCCAAAAGATCACCGAAAACCTATTGAATGCTTTCCAAGAAAAAACGAACGGGATCTCTCTACAACTCGATCTAAAAGATCTAGAAATAGATGTGAAAAGTGCAATTCCTCTCGGACTTATCTTAAATGAGCTAGTCACTAATATTTTCAAATATGCATTCCCCAAAAAGCAGGAAGGAAAAATTTCCATCCGACTTTTTAAAGAAGATTCTTGGGTAAACTTAGTCGTATCAGACAATGGAGTTCCTTTTCCAAAAGGATTCCGCACGGATTATTCTCCGGGCCTGGGTCTCCAACTTGTAAATATGTTAGTCGATCAGTTAAAGGGAAGCATTCAATGGAAATTAAATGGAGAGAAGGAAGTTTCGATCCGATTCTGTAACAAAGAAGAACATTCGGATGAATTTTCAGTCGTAAAATCTTAAAAATTTCTCCCTAATTTTTCCGAATTTCCTG
Above is a genomic segment from Leptospira johnsonii containing:
- a CDS encoding PAS domain S-box protein, whose amino-acid sequence is MIQTVEKIFREYFPIPEERKKTILLVEDEAIIALSETQRLKKNGFRVISASSAEEAVQIATNDYTIDLVLMDIDLGREEDGTDAAVRILKTRDIPIVFLSSHTEPEIVEKTEKITSYGYVVKNSGETVLIASIKMAFKLYESHLRLKRSEESLKENQELLKATLRSIGDGVISADELGNITDMNYVAETLTGWTRSEAIGEPIERVFKIVNAKTKRRMRNSVDPLVPKEKNMGLDNQALLISKTGSEHRIAESSAPILSEKGYTIGSVLVFRDISKEYSLLENIKESESRFKIVANAAPVMIWVSGLDKKCNWFNQTWLDFTGRSMEQELGDGWAEGVHPNDLEECFQIYSSHFDERQPFSMTYRLKNHNGDWRWIQDNGLPITNESGIFTGFIGSCVDITEAKAALETLAKDLHERDYLYKELQHRVKNSMSMISSIVEIEASRSSDAKLENTLENLVNRIHSVGNLYEMLYTSDNSHSVRLDRYIQKITENLLNAFQEKTNGISLQLDLKDLEIDVKSAIPLGLILNELVTNIFKYAFPKKQEGKISIRLFKEDSWVNLVVSDNGVPFPKGFRTDYSPGLGLQLVNMLVDQLKGSIQWKLNGEKEVSIRFCNKEEHSDEFSVVKS
- a CDS encoding LIC_11959 family protein, producing the protein MKRFLLLSAILCFILASDGRRLDAEPAGNTYRGTITLQEPRALDLKESLTDSSPNYPETIKLYYQGLKENYVVFYDWNGHTLYYKYRDNKFDKRLRKYVSRLASGAPYEVTGEYQGVFVFENKTIRRFKKKGEDTLADRKEKQSIPVFQLLKYKELILEEIIF